GCAGAAGAGTAGTGAATAAATACACATGGTTCTACATCTCCATTCGCATTGATATGGCAGTAGTTTCTTCCACCTGCGATACAGCCTCCGACAAATTCTCCGTCATTCTGGAAATCCATTGCATAAATCGGCTTTCCACCTGTTGCACCGCGGATTTCTCTTACCCGGTGATACATATATTCTCTCTGTTCCTTTGTCGGGAGCAGATCCGGTGCTGCATCATTTCCAACCGGCATATAATGGAAATACCAGGTGAAACGACATCCCTTTCCGATGATCATATCCAGGAATTCATCCGATGTAACCGTTTCAATGTTCTTTCTGGTATAACAGATTGACGTACCGAAGATCAGTCCATATTTCTTTAACCGATCCATAGCTGCCATAACCTTGTCGAATACACCCTCTCCACGGCGCATGTCATTGACCTCTTCAAATCCTTCCAGACTAATTGAAAGGGACAGGTTGCCGACTCTTCTCATCTCTTCGCAAAATTCATCATCCACCAGTGTTCCATTTGTAAATGCATGGAATTCGCAGTCATAATGCTTTTCACAAAGTCTGATAATATCTTTTTTTCTTACTAACGGTTCCCCGCCTGTATACATATAGAAATAAATCCCCAGTTCTTTTCCCTGCGTAATGATGCTGTCCATCTCTTCATATGTAAGATTCAGTTTATGCCCATATTCTGCCGCCCAGCATCCGGTACAATGAAGATTACATGCACTTGTCGGATCCATCAGGATCAGCCACGGAATATTGCACTGATGTACCTCTCTCATACTGCGGATTGTCTTCGTTCCATGGAACGCCGCTTCAAATCCAAGGTTTAATGCTGTCTGTTTAATAACATGCGGGTCAATTTCATCTAATGCACGATTCACATAACTCATCCACTTCGAATCCGGATCCTGTATCATCTTTCTTGCGCCTTCATAGGAGCTCTTCTGGAAATTGTCTCCCATGAAACGCTCGGTCAGATCAACAAGATCAAGCAGACCTTTTTCTCTGTCTTTATCCATTTTTCGCATTGCCAAATCAATTGCTCCGCCAAATGCTGCCCTTGCTGCTTTATGTGTCAATTCGCCCATACTCTTTTCCTCCTGCTACTACAATATATTTATGGTTAATATCCCTTACAGCCAGTAAGGAATTATCCATCTTGTTGCTTAAGCTGTTAGAATGAGTGGAGCAATAGGTCTGGCCTCCTTCTCTCAGGACTTTACGTCCGTAAAATAGTCAGCCAACCAGCCACTCTTTCGCAGCATTCGTTTTATGCAGGTTGAACCTTGATACGTTCGTGTGAAACACCCAGTAGATTGAATAGGCAATGAGAAAACTGGTATTGACCATTACTAATACATTACAAAGGAGTATCTGTTATGAACGCTGTTGGTATTGATGTTTCCAAAGGAAAAAGCACTGTCACTATCCGAAAACCAGGAGATGTGGTTCTTATGTCCCCCTGCGATATCCCTCACACCCAGTCTGCCATAAACGACCTGATCAAACAGATCAAAAGCCTTGAAGGCGAAACCAAAGTCTGCATGGAGCATACCGGCAGATACTATGAACCGGTTGCCACATGGCTTTCTGATGCCGGTATCTTTGTCAGTGCCGTAAATCCTATCCTGATCAGAGATTTCGGTGATGATTCCCTCCGCACACCCAAGACAGATAAGGCAGATTCTAAAAAAATCGCACGTTATACTCTTGACCGTTGGGCTAAACTGAAGCAATATGGAATCATGGATAAAACACGTAACCAACTAAAAACTATGAACCGACAATTTGGATTCTATATGGCTCAGAAAACTGCAATGAAAAACAATCTCATTGCGCTGATCGACCAGACTTATCCGGGAGCCAATGATTTCTTTGACAGTCCTGCCCGCAATGACGGCAGCCAAAAATGGGTAGATTTCATTCATACCTACTGGCATGTCGATTGCGTCCGCTCCAAGTCATTAAATGCCTTTACGGAGCATTACCAGAATTGGTGCAAACGTAAAAACTATAACTTCAGTGCAGAGAAAGCAGCGAAAATTTATCAAATTTCCTCTGACCTGATTGCCGTATTTCCAAAGAATGACATCACAAAAATGTTGATATGGCAGGCAGTAGCATTACTAAACACTGCTTCGAAAACAGTAGAATCGCTCCGTTCAAAAATGAATGAGCTTGCATCCACGCTTCCGGAATATCCGGTTGTTATGGATATGAACGGTGTAGGGGCAACCCTTGGTCCGCAGCTTATCGCTGAGATTGGGGATGTTTCCCGTTTTACACACCGGGAAGCCCTTACTGCTTTTGCAGGTGTTGATCCCGGTAAAAATGATTCTGGAAAGCACATACAGAACAGTGTGCGAACCTCTAAAAAGGGGTCTCCCTACCTGCGTAAAACTCTTTTTCAGATCATGGACAGTCTTATCAAACGATCTCCAGTGGATGATCCTGTTTATGCCTTTATGGATAAAAAACGATCCGAAGGCAAACCTTATTATGTTTATATGACTGCCGGGGCAAACAAATTTCTCCGGATTTATTACGGTCGGGTAAGAGAATATCTATCCAACTTGTCGAATAATGAAACTATTTAATATCACTTTTTAACTTCTACCAGACTAGCGCATCGCGGTGGTCTTATTTTCGTGTCTTACGTTCAACCTGTATAAATTTTCAAAGTTCATTAATTTCTGCTTGACTTTTTATTTGCAGACTATTTTAAAATAAAAAATGCGTAACCACCATATCTGCCCCGGCGATCAGGAATAATATCCCACCGATCCAGTAAGCTTTGCAGTTATATTCACAGCCCAATCTATATCCGACCTCCACACCAAGAAAGCACTGAATGATCGTAACCGGAAGCAATACCATTCCCTGTTCCAGGATCTCCACACTCCAGAATCCGATACCCATTCCGGCAAAATACGCATCTACGCTGGTAAGTACTGCCAGTTTTCTAAGCCGTTTCCAGTTTATTTCATCGTTTCTCCGCTCAAAGATCTGCTTATTATTTCTTGATTTACAGATCATATAAATGCCAAGTCCGATAAATATCAGCACCGACAAAAGCTCCCATCCACTTGCTGCTGTTGAAATCGTCTCATTCATTTTTCTGTCCGGCTTCAGAATATCTGCAACAACATTTCCCAGGATCAGTGCAAAGAGCTGCATTCCTCCAAAAATCAGACTGGATAAAAGTGTGTCTTTTCCATGCTTCCTCGAAAATCCTGCTCCAACACAGATATGTACAACAAATACATCAAATGAAAGCCCGATTGAAATTAAAAGGATTTCAATAATACCCATAGATTCGCCTCCTCCTGCTGGCTGTTACATATATATTATGTAATCCCTTACTAAATAATAAATCTTCAGATTATCGGTTCTGTTTATTTTTTAACGACATTTTTCCACATTTGTCGCATATCTGTTTATTTTTTCAACAGATTATTCTTCCGGAATCTTTTTTATACAATAGAAAGCTCCATTTTCTGTTAAAAATAAAAAATTCCCGCAAAGGTAGATCTTCTACCTCTGCAGGAACTTTGCTTCTTTATTATCTTAGTGATGGAATAAACGGATTCCGGTAAATGCCATCGCCATGTTGTATTTGTTGCAGGTATCGATTACATTGTCATCACGGATTGATCCACCCGGTTCTGCAATATATGTAACACCGCTCTTATGTGCACGTTCGATGTTATCTCCAAACGGAAAGAATGCGTCTGATCCAAGTGCCACACCCGTCAGCTTATCAAGCCATGCTCTCTTTTCTTCTCTGGTAAATACTTCCGGTTTTTCAGTGAAAATATTTTCCCAGGTTCCGTCAGCCAGTACGTCCATATATTCTTCACCAATATACAGATCAATTGCATTATCTCGGTCTGCACGCTTGATTCCTTCTTTAAATGGAAGAGCAAGTACTTTCGGGCATTGTCTCAGCCACCAGTTATCTGCCTTCTGTCCTGCAAGACGGGTACAGTGGATACGGGACTGCTGTCCGGCTCCGATTCCGATTGCCTGTCCGTCTTTTACATAGCATACAGAATTTGACTGTGTATATTTTAAAGTAATCATGGAAATTGCAAGATCTCTCTTTGCGTGATCCGGAATTTCTTTGTTCTCAGTCACTATATTTGAGAAGAAATCATCATCGATCTTCAGTTCATTTCTTCCCTGCTCAAAGGTAATACCAAATACATCCTTGTGTTCTGTAGGTGCCGGAACATAATTCGGATCGATCTGGATCACATTGTAATTACCTTTCTTTTTCTGTGCAAGAATCTCCAGTGCTTCCGGTTCATATCCAGGTGCGATCACTCCATCCGACACTTCTCTCTTGATCAGTCTTGCCGTATCAACATCGCAGACATCAGAAAGCGCAATAAAATCACCGAATGAAGACATACGGTCTGCGCCTCTTGCACGTGCATAAGCACTTGCAAGCGGAGAAAGTTCTCCAAGGTCATCTACCCAGTAAATTTTTGCAAGAGTTTCATCCAGTGGCAGTCCGACTGCAGCACCTGCCGGTGACACATGCTTAAAGGAAGTTGCTGCCGGAAGTCCGGTTGCTTTTTTTAATTCCGATACCAGCTGCCATCCGTTAAATGCATCCAGAAAGTTGATATATCCCGGACGGCCCATCAGAACTTTGATCGGGAGATCACTTCCGTCTTTCATATAGATACGTGACGGCTTCTGATTTGGGTTACATCCATATTTGAGTTCTAATTCATTCATGATTCCTGCTCCTTCTTCACCTTTGTATACTATTTATTCTTATTGATGATCTTGCTTTCGTATGTTCCTGTCTCAATATCAATATATCTTACAAACAGAGATACTTTATTATCTGCATTCAGACTGTTCCAGAGTGTATCTGCAAATGTGTCCATATCATCCGGAATTGCAACAAGCTTTGGTTCTCCTTCAAAACTCGGAAGCGGATTTCCATCACACTTGTATGTGTGGATAAAATGTCCTTCTCCGGCTACCGGATTCTCATATGCAAAGGTGTAACGGTTGCATGCATCCGGATTTCCGTTATTGCTCTTCAAAATGGACATTGCATAGTTATATTTTCCGTTCTCAATGTGCATGATACCGGAAATACGTGGTGTGTAGTTTGGTCCATCCGGTTCAAATTCACGGCTTCGAAGGGACTGTTCAAACGTCATCTGTCTGTCCATACCTTCATAAATTGTATCAGTCTGATCTCCGTTTGTAACGATCGTCTTATTGCCGAGTACACGCACCGGTGCGTAGATAATTAAGCTTGGGTCTGTCAGCTTTGACTCGTCAAATGCCTGTGTGCGGATTCCTTCTCCCTCTTCTACAAAGACACGATTACGGCTGTTCTCACTTCTTCCCATGATAAAATAAGCTGTTACCGCTTTGCTTCCGTCGGCAGACTTTCCGATGATGATCCCTCTTCCGGGATAAGAATTGCTCTGCAGTTCTTTTTCAATAGATAACATTTCCATGCTTCAATCTCCTTTTATAACTTGTACTTATGTTTGCACATTCATTTATCACTATTTATTATAACTCATAATACCACTATATTTCCAGTCTTTCTGTAAATTTTTTTCAAGTTCTTTTAAAACATCATTTTCAAGACCACTGTTCCATGGTAAAATGTTAGTAAAATAACAATTCAAATTTGGGGATTATTTACAAAAGAGAGGTTTTACTTCATGAGTAGAAACAGAAAAATGGATTTTGCAGCCGGGATACAGGACGGCATTCCCATCTGTCTCGGTTATATTGCGGTATCATTTACCTTTGGTATCATGGCAAAAAATGCAGGACTTTCCACTTGGGAAGCTGTTCTGATTTCCCTTACAAACCTGACCAGCGCCGGGCAATTTGCTGGTCTGTCACTGATTACGGCATCCGCATCCTATTTTGAAATGGCATTCACCCAGCTCATCATCAATCTCAGATATTCGCTGATGTCCTGTGCCCTTTCACAGAAAATTGATAACCACTATCCTTTTTTCCACCGTTTTCTTATCGCATACGGTGTAACGGATGAAGTCTTCGGCGTATCCGTATCCCGCCCCGGAAGGATTACTCCATGGTATTCTTACGGTGTGATGGCACTTGCCGCACCTGGCTGGACACTTGGCACTTTCCTCGGAGTAGTATCAGGAAATATCCTGCCTGACCGAATCGTCAGCGCACTGAGCGTTGCATTATATGGAATGTTTATCGCAATCATTATTCCTCCGGCACGTGATAACAAGATCATCGGAACCATTGTCGTGATTTCCATGGCAGCAAGCTTCCTTTTCACAAAAGCTCCTGTGCTATGCCAGATTTCTTCTGGCTTCCGAATCATTATCCTTACGATTCTGATTGCCGGAATCGCAGCGTATTTCTTCCCTGTAAAAGAAGAAACAAATCCAGAAGATAAGGAGGATTCTTCCGTTGAAGCATAATCTATATATGTATATCTTTGTCATGGCAGCCGTCACCTATCTGATCCGTATGCTGCCACTGACGCTGATCAGGAAAGAGATCAAAAATACTTTTATAAAATCTTTTTTATATTATGTACCTTATGTAACTCTGGCTGTTATGACCTTTCCGGCCATTCTGACAGCCACCGCCAATATCTGGTCTGCCGCCATTGGTTTTGCAATCGCACTGATCCTTGCATGGAACAGAAAAAGTCTGATCTGTGTTTCCCTGTTTTCATGTGCCGGCGTATTCCTGGTTGAATTATTAACCGGACTGTAGACTGTAAGAGAGATGATCTGAATAAAGGAGGCTTTCTTATGTGGACCAAAAGTTTTTCACGTTATACCCGCATTTTGCTGGTCAGTGCTGCTGTTATCATTGGCGCCCAGATCAGCATCTCACTTTTCGAAAGCGATTTTCGTGTTTCCATCGGAATTTTTGGCATTTTCATGTCTCTGATCCTTTTTGGAAAATATCCGATTCTTCCGGTTACGGTGATAAGTGCCCTCTGTGTTTTCTTTTCCCGTACGCTGATGCACTGGCTTCGCTTTGGCAGCTGGAATCCACAGAGCTATTTTCCGGAAATGTTTTTCTATCTGGTCTACGGAATCCTTTTTTTTCACTACTGCCGTAAAAATGACTATGAACTTTCGATGTATTCTCTGCCCTGGATGTTTCTTTTTGACTATCTGGCAAATATAACAGAACTGCTGACCCGTATGGATATAGACGCTTTTTCTTTTCAGTCCCAGGCAGGTGTCCTTCTGGTTGCGCTTCTGCGTACTGCACTTGCGGGTCTTTTCCTGTTCTGTCTCAGCCATTACAAGTTCAGTCTCCTGAGTGCTGAACATGCACGGAGATACCAGAACCTTCTTCTTTTGATTTCTGAGCTTAACGGCGAAGTTGTTCTGATGCAGAAAGGTACACGTATGATAGAGGACACCATGAGCACCGCATACCGGCTTTACCACGATATGAGTGAACGGAATATAGACGAATCCCTCACCCGCACCGCACTTCAGATTGCACGTGATGTCCACGAGATCAAAAAAGACTACAATCTAATCGTAAGAGGACTTTCCTCTTCAATGGAATTAAATTCTGAAAATGATGGAATGAGCCTGGATGATATCCTCACCATTCTGAAAAGCAGCCTGGATGCATCCCTTCCAAAAGGGAAACGACTTTTTTTTAATATACAACTGGAGGAAAATCTATATACACAGAACCATTATCTTCTGCTCTCAATCTTCCGCAATCTTTTCAACAATGCGATTGAAGCAGCAGACGGAAATTCGGTCGAGCTTTCTGTCCGTCAATCCTCCACGGATTCTTCTTATGTTATTGAAGTTGAAGATCATGGACCCGGAATTGATCCTGAGGATATGGAACAAATTTTTGAACCGGGTTTTTCCACAAAGATCAATTACGAAACCGGCGAGGTCAATCGGGGACTTGGACTTAGCCTGGTAAAGGATTTTATCGAACTCCGTCTGGGCGGAACCATCCAGGTAGCTTCCGTTCCCGGAAAAACAGTTTTCACACTTACTATACCAAAAGAGAAATGGAGCGGTTTATAAATGAAATTCTATCTCATTGATGATGATAAAAATGTACTGCATATATTAAAACGTATTATACGGGACCGGGGACTTGGAGAGATTGCCGGAACTGCCGAAAACGGTGTGGATGCACTCACGGATCTTACTCTTATAAATCCAGACATCGTAATTGTTGATCTTCTGATGCCGGAAATAGACGGAATCACTTTCGTGAAACGCGCCCGCTCTTATGCACCGAATCTTACTTTTATTATGCTTTCCCAGGTTGCATCCAAAGATATGATCGCAGATGCCTATTCTGCAGGCATTGAATTTTATATTCATAAGCCGATCAACAGTATCGAAGTAGAATCCATACTCCGGAAGGTCAGTGAATCCCTGACTGCCCGCCGGACATTGCAGCAGGTACAGACGATTTTCCAGACCCAGCAGAATTTTGTACAGCCACAGGGATTTATAAATGATACAGTTGAAAAACCTTATATTATCCGGTTAAAAGGAATTCTCCAAAAGCTTGGCATCACCGGTGAACGTGGCAGCAAGGATATCATTTCCCTTGTCGATTATCTGATCCAACATAACCAGAAAGTTGATAATGTCACTTTATGCGAACTTTGCAGCCGGTTCAGCGACAATCCAAAATCCATGGAACAAAGGATCCGTCGGACAGCCAACATGGGAATGGTCAACCTTGCCAACCTTGGTCTTGAAGATTACGCCAATGACACGTTTACAACCTACTCCAACTCCCTGTATAACTTTGAACAGGTCCGAAGGGAAATGGATTTCATCCGTGGAAAAAGTGTACGGCACGGCAATGTGAAAATTAAAAATTTCCTGAATGCACTGATTCAGGAATGCACCGAGAGAGCCTGATTTTCAGGTTCTCTCCTGCTTCTTATTTCATCTCTTTATATATTTTCTCTATAATTCATTATCACTTATAGTTATCGTCATTATATACAATAAATCTATCCCGTATTTGTAGTTTTTTCCAAAAATAAATTTCATTTTGATACTTTTTGTATCTTTTTGTAACTTCCATTTTATTATGTTATCACGATAACTGATGCGAATAAGTATAAATTTTAAGGAGGATGTCATATGTTAACAATCGTAAAAGGTATTGGTTTACTGCTTCTCACTTTAGCCTGTTTCTCTGTATTCAGCCTGAAGTTTCCAAAAGGATCAGAAGCAATGTCCGGAATGGCTAATGCAGCCGTTGCTTCGTTCCTGGTAGAAGCTGTTCATCATTACATCACAGGTGATTTATTAGGAATTGCATTTTTCTCAGAACTCGGAACCGTATCCGGCAGCTTCGGGGGAATCGCTGCAGCTACTTTAGTTCCGATCAGTATGGGATGTAATCCGGTACTTGCAGTCGTTGCAGGTGTCGCAGTCGGAGGATACGGAATCCTTCCTGGTTTTGTAGCAGGTTATATTGTAGGTTTTGTAGCTCCGTTCCTGGAAAAGAAACTTCCAGAAGGTCTGAATCTGATCGTTGGTGCTCTTGCAATCGCACCGCTTGCAAGAATTATTGCCATCGCAGTTGATCCGGTCGTTAATTCAACACTGCTCAACATCGGACGTATGATTTCTGCAGCTGCTGAACAGTCTCCACTTATCATGGGATTCCTGCTCGGTGGTATTATGAAGATGATCTGCACCTCACCACTTAGTTCTATGGCTCTGACTGCTATGCTCGGACTTGATGGACTTGCAATGGGTATTGCAGCAATTGCATGTGTTGGTGGTTCTTTCACAAATGGTATCATTTTCGACCGTTTAAAACTTGGCGAGCGCAGTAATGTTATGGCGGTAATGCTTGAACCTCTTACACAGGCCGATATTATTACACAGAATCCGATTCCGATTTACGGATCAAACTTCTTTGGTGGCGGACTTGCCGGACTCGCAGCAGCTATGCTCGGCATTATCAATAACGCCCCTGGAACAGCATCTCCGATTCCTGGACTTTTAGCTCCATTCGGATTTAACCCACCACTTAAGGTTGTAGCTGCAATCGTACTTGCTGCGATCGGCGGATCTTTAGCTGGATTTGTTGGTTCTATCGTGTTTAAAGGTTTTGCAAAAACACCTGCAGATATCAAAGCATCTGAAAAAGCTACTGAAACAATTGTTCCGGAAGTTGCTATCGCTGCTGAATAATCAAAATGACTATTTCAAACTGCTTGTTTATATAGCCCTTAAAGAAGAAAAAGACTCGAAAACTTTTGTTTCCGGGTCTTTTTCAATTTACGGGAAATTATATTTCTCACTCCAGTGTTTCTTCTATATCTGCATTGATTCCTCTGTGTTCAACCGAAGTTGAAAATACGATCAGTGTCTTTGTTCTTCCAAATCGCTGCAATTCTCCAATAAATTTATCCAGCTCTGTTGTGCTTGGAAACAGTACTTCCAACACCATAGAATATTCTCCGGTCACACAGTTGCATTCGATCACATTTGAACACTTTCTCACAAACGGATAAAACACATTTTTTTCCTCCGGCGAAACCTCCAGATTGATCAGTGCCTTGATATGATATCCAAGTGCTTCCGGATTCACCTGTGCCTGATAACCGAGAATATATCCTTCTTTTTCCATCTTTTCAATCCGCGCTGATACAGCCGGTGTAGACAGATACACCTTCTCTGCAATCTCTTTCAATGGACATTTGGCATTTCTCTGTAAAATATTCAAAATTGTACGATCCACTGCATCCAGTTCATGATTTTTCATCTGCACTACCTCTTTCTGACATCCCATTTATACTTTTGACCCCTTTGATACCAGATTGCTACGTGCTTTGCACTCCTGCAAGTCAAAAAAAAAGATACTCTCTGCGTTCTTCTCCGCAGTAAAGTACCTCTTTGTACAAATATTTTCACTCTTTAAATATGTTAAAAATAATAGCATTCCTTTTTCTTCCTGTCAATAAAAAGACATTTATTTTTTCCTATTTTTCCTATTTTGATTTGACATTTGTCCTACCACGTGATATTCTGAAATTGTGTTTTAGATAAGATTTAGATTTCACATATTTTTGTAAATCATTAACATCT
The sequence above is drawn from the Coprococcus comes ATCC 27758 genome and encodes:
- a CDS encoding radical SAM protein — its product is MGELTHKAARAAFGGAIDLAMRKMDKDREKGLLDLVDLTERFMGDNFQKSSYEGARKMIQDPDSKWMSYVNRALDEIDPHVIKQTALNLGFEAAFHGTKTIRSMREVHQCNIPWLILMDPTSACNLHCTGCWAAEYGHKLNLTYEEMDSIITQGKELGIYFYMYTGGEPLVRKKDIIRLCEKHYDCEFHAFTNGTLVDDEFCEEMRRVGNLSLSISLEGFEEVNDMRRGEGVFDKVMAAMDRLKKYGLIFGTSICYTRKNIETVTSDEFLDMIIGKGCRFTWYFHYMPVGNDAAPDLLPTKEQREYMYHRVREIRGATGGKPIYAMDFQNDGEFVGGCIAGGRNYCHINANGDVEPCVFIHYSSANIREVTLLEALKQPLFMAYRDRQPFNSNHLRPCPMLENPEILQEMIKETGAKSTDLQSPESAEHLCSKCKAYACEWKKTADQLWKEHPHQQKGYTNYKKRVEKQ
- a CDS encoding IS110 family transposase, which produces MNAVGIDVSKGKSTVTIRKPGDVVLMSPCDIPHTQSAINDLIKQIKSLEGETKVCMEHTGRYYEPVATWLSDAGIFVSAVNPILIRDFGDDSLRTPKTDKADSKKIARYTLDRWAKLKQYGIMDKTRNQLKTMNRQFGFYMAQKTAMKNNLIALIDQTYPGANDFFDSPARNDGSQKWVDFIHTYWHVDCVRSKSLNAFTEHYQNWCKRKNYNFSAEKAAKIYQISSDLIAVFPKNDITKMLIWQAVALLNTASKTVESLRSKMNELASTLPEYPVVMDMNGVGATLGPQLIAEIGDVSRFTHREALTAFAGVDPGKNDSGKHIQNSVRTSKKGSPYLRKTLFQIMDSLIKRSPVDDPVYAFMDKKRSEGKPYYVYMTAGANKFLRIYYGRVREYLSNLSNNETI
- a CDS encoding manganese efflux pump MntP family protein, giving the protein MGIIEILLISIGLSFDVFVVHICVGAGFSRKHGKDTLLSSLIFGGMQLFALILGNVVADILKPDRKMNETISTAASGWELLSVLIFIGLGIYMICKSRNNKQIFERRNDEINWKRLRKLAVLTSVDAYFAGMGIGFWSVEILEQGMVLLPVTIIQCFLGVEVGYRLGCEYNCKAYWIGGILFLIAGADMVVTHFLF
- a CDS encoding phosphoribosylaminoimidazolecarboxamide formyltransferase; the protein is MNELELKYGCNPNQKPSRIYMKDGSDLPIKVLMGRPGYINFLDAFNGWQLVSELKKATGLPAATSFKHVSPAGAAVGLPLDETLAKIYWVDDLGELSPLASAYARARGADRMSSFGDFIALSDVCDVDTARLIKREVSDGVIAPGYEPEALEILAQKKKGNYNVIQIDPNYVPAPTEHKDVFGITFEQGRNELKIDDDFFSNIVTENKEIPDHAKRDLAISMITLKYTQSNSVCYVKDGQAIGIGAGQQSRIHCTRLAGQKADNWWLRQCPKVLALPFKEGIKRADRDNAIDLYIGEEYMDVLADGTWENIFTEKPEVFTREEKRAWLDKLTGVALGSDAFFPFGDNIERAHKSGVTYIAEPGGSIRDDNVIDTCNKYNMAMAFTGIRLFHH
- a CDS encoding IMP cyclohydrolase, with protein sequence MEMLSIEKELQSNSYPGRGIIIGKSADGSKAVTAYFIMGRSENSRNRVFVEEGEGIRTQAFDESKLTDPSLIIYAPVRVLGNKTIVTNGDQTDTIYEGMDRQMTFEQSLRSREFEPDGPNYTPRISGIMHIENGKYNYAMSILKSNNGNPDACNRYTFAYENPVAGEGHFIHTYKCDGNPLPSFEGEPKLVAIPDDMDTFADTLWNSLNADNKVSLFVRYIDIETGTYESKIINKNK
- a CDS encoding AzlC family ABC transporter permease yields the protein MSRNRKMDFAAGIQDGIPICLGYIAVSFTFGIMAKNAGLSTWEAVLISLTNLTSAGQFAGLSLITASASYFEMAFTQLIINLRYSLMSCALSQKIDNHYPFFHRFLIAYGVTDEVFGVSVSRPGRITPWYSYGVMALAAPGWTLGTFLGVVSGNILPDRIVSALSVALYGMFIAIIIPPARDNKIIGTIVVISMAASFLFTKAPVLCQISSGFRIIILTILIAGIAAYFFPVKEETNPEDKEDSSVEA
- a CDS encoding AzlD domain-containing protein encodes the protein MKHNLYMYIFVMAAVTYLIRMLPLTLIRKEIKNTFIKSFLYYVPYVTLAVMTFPAILTATANIWSAAIGFAIALILAWNRKSLICVSLFSCAGVFLVELLTGL
- a CDS encoding sensor histidine kinase yields the protein MWTKSFSRYTRILLVSAAVIIGAQISISLFESDFRVSIGIFGIFMSLILFGKYPILPVTVISALCVFFSRTLMHWLRFGSWNPQSYFPEMFFYLVYGILFFHYCRKNDYELSMYSLPWMFLFDYLANITELLTRMDIDAFSFQSQAGVLLVALLRTALAGLFLFCLSHYKFSLLSAEHARRYQNLLLLISELNGEVVLMQKGTRMIEDTMSTAYRLYHDMSERNIDESLTRTALQIARDVHEIKKDYNLIVRGLSSSMELNSENDGMSLDDILTILKSSLDASLPKGKRLFFNIQLEENLYTQNHYLLLSIFRNLFNNAIEAADGNSVELSVRQSSTDSSYVIEVEDHGPGIDPEDMEQIFEPGFSTKINYETGEVNRGLGLSLVKDFIELRLGGTIQVASVPGKTVFTLTIPKEKWSGL
- a CDS encoding response regulator → MKFYLIDDDKNVLHILKRIIRDRGLGEIAGTAENGVDALTDLTLINPDIVIVDLLMPEIDGITFVKRARSYAPNLTFIMLSQVASKDMIADAYSAGIEFYIHKPINSIEVESILRKVSESLTARRTLQQVQTIFQTQQNFVQPQGFINDTVEKPYIIRLKGILQKLGITGERGSKDIISLVDYLIQHNQKVDNVTLCELCSRFSDNPKSMEQRIRRTANMGMVNLANLGLEDYANDTFTTYSNSLYNFEQVRREMDFIRGKSVRHGNVKIKNFLNALIQECTERA
- a CDS encoding PTS sugar transporter subunit IIC, whose protein sequence is MLTIVKGIGLLLLTLACFSVFSLKFPKGSEAMSGMANAAVASFLVEAVHHYITGDLLGIAFFSELGTVSGSFGGIAAATLVPISMGCNPVLAVVAGVAVGGYGILPGFVAGYIVGFVAPFLEKKLPEGLNLIVGALAIAPLARIIAIAVDPVVNSTLLNIGRMISAAAEQSPLIMGFLLGGIMKMICTSPLSSMALTAMLGLDGLAMGIAAIACVGGSFTNGIIFDRLKLGERSNVMAVMLEPLTQADIITQNPIPIYGSNFFGGGLAGLAAAMLGIINNAPGTASPIPGLLAPFGFNPPLKVVAAIVLAAIGGSLAGFVGSIVFKGFAKTPADIKASEKATETIVPEVAIAAE
- a CDS encoding Lrp/AsnC family transcriptional regulator, with translation MDAVDRTILNILQRNAKCPLKEIAEKVYLSTPAVSARIEKMEKEGYILGYQAQVNPEALGYHIKALINLEVSPEEKNVFYPFVRKCSNVIECNCVTGEYSMVLEVLFPSTTELDKFIGELQRFGRTKTLIVFSTSVEHRGINADIEETLE